Proteins encoded within one genomic window of Streptomyces sp. NBC_01314:
- a CDS encoding glycerate kinase, producing MANAAVDGIDTDRATPRVLIAADKFKGTLTAVQVAERVTAGLRRVVPDLEVEALPVADGGDGTVAAAVAAGFERREVRVTGPLGEPVAAAYALRGDTAVVEMAEASGLQRLPAGVFAPLTASTYGSGELLRAALDAGARTIVFGVGGSATTDGGAGMLAALGARFLDAAGEPVGPGGGGLRDLVTADLTGLDERLASIDLVLASDVDNPLTGPKGAPAVYGPQKGASPDDVAALDAALVHFAAVLEKTIGGRTAEHALAPGAGAAGGIGYGALILGARFRPGIEVMLDVLGFATALEKATLVITGEGSLDEQTLHGKAPAGVAAAARAVGKEVVAVCGRLALRPEALGRAGIRRAYPLTDVEPDVERCIADPGPILERVAEGIARDFLT from the coding sequence GTGGCGAACGCCGCAGTGGACGGGATCGACACGGACCGGGCGACCCCGCGGGTGCTGATCGCCGCGGACAAGTTCAAGGGCACGCTGACGGCCGTCCAGGTCGCCGAGCGGGTCACGGCGGGCCTGCGCAGGGTGGTGCCCGACCTGGAGGTCGAGGCGCTGCCGGTCGCCGACGGCGGTGACGGCACGGTGGCCGCTGCGGTCGCGGCCGGTTTCGAACGACGCGAGGTACGGGTCACCGGCCCACTCGGTGAGCCCGTCGCCGCCGCGTACGCGCTGCGCGGCGACACGGCCGTCGTCGAGATGGCCGAGGCGAGCGGCTTGCAGCGGCTCCCCGCCGGGGTCTTCGCGCCGCTCACGGCCTCGACGTACGGCTCCGGCGAACTGCTGCGCGCAGCCCTGGACGCGGGCGCCCGCACGATCGTGTTCGGCGTCGGCGGCAGCGCCACGACGGACGGCGGCGCGGGCATGCTCGCCGCGCTCGGGGCGCGCTTCCTGGACGCGGCGGGCGAGCCCGTCGGGCCCGGGGGAGGGGGCCTGCGCGACCTGGTCACGGCGGACCTGACGGGCCTCGACGAGAGACTCGCGTCGATCGACCTCGTCCTGGCCAGCGACGTCGACAACCCGCTGACCGGGCCGAAGGGCGCCCCCGCCGTCTACGGGCCGCAGAAGGGCGCGAGCCCCGACGACGTGGCCGCGTTGGACGCGGCCCTGGTCCACTTCGCGGCCGTCCTGGAGAAGACGATCGGGGGTCGGACCGCCGAGCACGCTCTCGCCCCCGGCGCGGGTGCCGCCGGTGGCATCGGCTACGGCGCCCTCATCCTCGGCGCGCGGTTCCGGCCCGGTATCGAGGTCATGCTCGACGTGCTGGGCTTCGCGACGGCGCTGGAGAAGGCCACCCTCGTCATCACCGGCGAAGGCTCCCTCGACGAGCAGACCCTCCACGGCAAGGCCCCGGCGGGGGTCGCGGCGGCCGCCCGCGCCGTCGGCAAGGAGGTCGTCGCCGTGTGCGGGCGGCTCGCGTTGCGGCCGGAGGCGCTGGGGCGGGCCGGAATTCGCCGGGCGTATCCCCTGACCGACGTCGAGCCCGACGTGGAGCGCTGCATCGCCGATCCGGGGCCGATCCTGGAGCGGGTGGCCGAGGGGATCGCCCGGGACTTCCTCACCTGA
- a CDS encoding ADP-ribosylglycohydrolase family protein: MTPTSPATLTPPVGAELADRVLGGWLGRIAGNMLGKPVEQGDLWTRERIDRYLRQAGALPLTDYLPEPATESDGLALRPEWRSCVRGRIHGSCRDDDVDYAILGLHLLETHGFGFSTEQVGDLWLLRLPYLQTFTAERAAYRNLAQGLKPPLTATYDNPYQEWIGALIRADVHGWTWPGLPRRAASLARRDAVLSHTGNGVYGAMWAAALVAAAFTAPGVRAALDEALAVIPAGSRLARTVRRVVSLHDAGLGWEDTLTTVGEETAGLGWIHVVPNAAVLTAGLLYGEGDFTRTIALTVRGGLDTDSNGATAGSVAGVLCGAAAIPDRWKDPLEDTIRSAVFGFDGVRISELAERTVRLAEASGS; the protein is encoded by the coding sequence ATGACGCCCACGAGCCCCGCGACCCTCACGCCCCCGGTGGGGGCCGAACTCGCCGACCGTGTTCTCGGGGGCTGGCTGGGCCGGATCGCGGGGAACATGCTCGGGAAGCCGGTCGAGCAGGGGGACCTGTGGACGCGGGAGCGCATCGACCGGTATCTGCGCCAGGCCGGGGCCCTGCCCCTCACCGACTATCTTCCAGAGCCGGCCACCGAGAGCGACGGGCTGGCGCTGCGGCCGGAGTGGCGCAGTTGCGTGCGCGGCCGGATCCACGGCAGCTGCCGCGACGACGACGTCGACTACGCGATCCTCGGGCTGCACCTTCTGGAGACGCACGGTTTCGGCTTCAGCACCGAGCAGGTCGGCGACCTGTGGCTGCTGCGGCTGCCGTATCTGCAGACGTTCACGGCGGAGCGGGCGGCCTACCGCAACCTCGCCCAGGGCCTGAAGCCGCCGCTGACCGCCACGTACGACAACCCGTACCAGGAGTGGATCGGCGCCCTCATCCGCGCCGACGTCCACGGCTGGACCTGGCCGGGCCTGCCCCGGCGCGCGGCCTCACTGGCCCGGCGCGACGCGGTGCTCTCGCACACCGGCAACGGGGTGTACGGCGCCATGTGGGCGGCGGCGCTGGTGGCGGCGGCCTTCACGGCGCCGGGGGTACGGGCTGCCCTGGACGAGGCCCTGGCGGTGATCCCGGCGGGCAGCCGCCTCGCCCGGACCGTGCGCCGGGTCGTGTCGCTGCACGACGCCGGACTGGGCTGGGAGGACACGCTCACCACGGTGGGCGAGGAGACGGCCGGGCTGGGCTGGATCCATGTCGTGCCGAACGCGGCGGTGCTGACCGCCGGGCTGCTGTACGGCGAGGGTGACTTCACCCGGACGATCGCGCTGACCGTCCGCGGCGGCCTGGACACCGACTCGAACGGGGCCACCGCCGGTTCGGTGGCGGGTGTGCTGTGCGGGGCGGCGGCGATTCCGGACCGGTGGAAGGACCCGTTGGAGGACACCATCCGCAGCGCGGTGTTCGGCTTCGACGGGGTGCGCATCAGCGAACTCGCGGAGCGCACGGTGCGGTTGGCGGAGGCCTCCGGCTCCTGA
- a CDS encoding NUDIX domain-containing protein, protein MTTSDFAAYIASLPRVLAGAAAVFRDAEGRVLLVEPNYREGWALPGGTIESDGGETPRQGARRETLEEIGLDIEPGRLLAVDWVHGVGRPPLVAYVYDGGVLGEEDLERIRLQEEELLSWRLVPRAELAGYLPGTLGLRVLAALDALADGGTVELENGDRVG, encoded by the coding sequence ATGACCACTTCGGACTTCGCCGCGTACATCGCGAGCCTGCCCCGGGTCCTCGCGGGCGCCGCCGCTGTCTTCCGGGACGCCGAGGGGCGGGTGCTGCTCGTCGAGCCCAACTACCGCGAGGGATGGGCGCTTCCGGGCGGGACGATCGAGTCGGACGGCGGGGAGACCCCGAGGCAGGGCGCGCGGCGCGAGACCCTGGAGGAGATCGGGCTGGACATCGAGCCGGGGCGGTTGCTCGCCGTGGACTGGGTGCACGGGGTGGGGCGGCCGCCGCTCGTGGCGTACGTGTACGACGGCGGGGTGCTCGGCGAGGAGGACCTGGAGCGGATCCGGTTGCAGGAGGAGGAGCTGCTGTCGTGGCGGCTCGTCCCGCGCGCCGAACTCGCCGGGTATCTCCCGGGAACGCTCGGCCTCCGGGTGCTCGCCGCCCTCGACGCGCTGGCGGACGGGGGCACGGTCGAGCTGGAGAACGGAGACCGGGTGGGCTGA